In one Pseudomonadota bacterium genomic region, the following are encoded:
- a CDS encoding haloacid dehalogenase type II: MTRHSPSALIFDVFGTCVDWRSAVAREVAAVLDVDGAAFADAWRGEYQPAMEQIRSGARGYVRLDTLHAENLARVAARFGVSAPPDLTSAWEKLDPWPDVIPGLERIRARRIIAPCSNGSIALMTRLARYAGLPWDCILGAEIARAYKPARLVYQAACEALHLPPARVMMVAAHNDDLAAARAAGLATAFVPRPREHGPDQTTDLEPSAEWDICAADFEALAEALP; the protein is encoded by the coding sequence ATGACCCGACATTCTCCCAGTGCCCTCATATTCGACGTCTTCGGGACCTGTGTCGACTGGCGGAGCGCAGTCGCGCGCGAGGTCGCGGCCGTCCTCGACGTCGACGGGGCGGCTTTTGCCGATGCCTGGCGCGGGGAATACCAGCCCGCGATGGAGCAGATCCGGTCCGGCGCGCGGGGCTACGTGCGCCTTGATACGCTCCATGCCGAGAACCTCGCGCGTGTGGCGGCGCGCTTCGGTGTCAGCGCGCCGCCGGACCTGACCAGCGCCTGGGAGAAGCTCGATCCGTGGCCGGACGTCATCCCGGGCCTCGAGCGGATCCGCGCGCGCCGCATCATCGCGCCCTGCTCCAATGGCTCCATCGCGCTCATGACGCGGCTCGCCCGCTACGCCGGCCTGCCCTGGGATTGCATCCTCGGGGCCGAGATCGCCCGGGCTTACAAACCGGCCCGGCTCGTGTATCAGGCGGCCTGCGAGGCGCTGCACCTTCCGCCGGCCCGGGTGATGATGGTGGCAGCCCACAACGACGATCTCGCCGCCGCGCGCGCGGCGGGCCTCGCCACGGCCTTCGTGCCCCGCCCCCGGGAGCACGGGCCGGACCAGACAACCGACCTTGAACCAAGCGCGGAATGGGACATCTGCGCAGCAGATTTCGAAGCACTCGCCGAGGCCCTTCCATGA
- the mazG gene encoding nucleoside triphosphate pyrophosphohydrolase: MAEDLVHDPKGGMPRLLEIMRRLRDPETGCPWDIEQTFATIAPYTIEEAYEVADAIDREAWDELEGELGDLLLQSVYHAAIGEERGLFSFASIADKISDKMVARHPHVFGDESREKSAEQQVQDWEQIKAAERAGKAETGVLDGVAMGLPALMRALKLQKRAARVGFDWTDVEDVLAKLTEETRELVEAREGEDPAHIEEEFGDLLFVVVNIGRHLGVDPETALRATNAKFTRRFRGIEAALAAEGRTPKDATLAEMDALWEAEKRR, from the coding sequence ATGGCAGAGGATCTCGTGCACGATCCGAAGGGCGGCATGCCACGGCTCCTGGAGATCATGCGCCGCCTACGCGACCCGGAGACGGGCTGCCCGTGGGACATCGAGCAGACCTTCGCAACCATCGCGCCCTACACGATCGAGGAGGCCTACGAGGTGGCCGATGCCATTGACCGCGAGGCCTGGGACGAACTCGAGGGCGAGCTTGGCGATCTCCTCCTGCAATCGGTCTACCACGCCGCCATCGGGGAGGAGCGCGGGCTCTTCAGCTTTGCGAGCATCGCCGACAAGATCTCCGACAAGATGGTCGCCCGCCACCCCCATGTCTTCGGCGACGAGAGCCGCGAGAAAAGCGCCGAACAGCAGGTCCAGGACTGGGAGCAGATCAAGGCTGCCGAACGCGCGGGCAAGGCCGAGACGGGCGTTCTCGACGGCGTGGCGATGGGCCTGCCCGCGCTCATGCGCGCGCTCAAGCTCCAGAAGCGCGCGGCGCGCGTGGGCTTTGACTGGACCGATGTGGAGGACGTGCTCGCCAAGCTCACCGAGGAGACGCGGGAGCTCGTGGAGGCGCGCGAGGGCGAAGACCCGGCCCATATCGAGGAGGAGTTCGGCGATCTCCTCTTCGTCGTGGTCAATATCGGGCGGCATCTCGGCGTGGATCCCGAAACGGCGCTGCGTGCCACGAATGCAAAGTTCACGCGCCGCTTCCGAGGGATCGAGGCCGCGCTCGCCGCCGAAGGCCGGACGCCGAAGGACGCCACGCTCGCCGAGATGGACGCGCTCTGGGAGGCCGAGAAGCGCCGCTAG
- the eno gene encoding phosphopyruvate hydratase — protein sequence MSAIIDIFAREILDSRGNPTVEVDVTLEDGSMGRAAVPSGASTGAYEAVERRDGDKSRYKGKGVLEAVAAVNGEIAEALAGMDATEQVLLDATMIELDGTDNKGRLGANAILGVSLAAAKAAAEYCEQPLYRYVGGTSARVLPVPMMNILNGGEHADNPIDIQEFMIMPVAAANIREAVRMGSEVFHTLKSELKAAGLSTGIGDEGGFAPNISSSREALDFILKSVEKAGFKPGEEIFLALDAAATEYHKNGKYEMAGEGLSLSSQENADYLAKLVADYPIISIEDGMGEDDWEGWVALTEALGDKVQLVGDDLFVTNPARLETGIEKGAANALLVKVNQIGSLTETLAAVDLAHRNRMTCVMSHRSGETEDATIADLAVATNCGQIKTGSLARSDRLAKYNQLIRIEEALGEAATYAGTSILRG from the coding sequence ATGAGCGCCATCATCGACATCTTCGCCCGCGAAATCCTCGACAGCCGGGGCAACCCCACGGTGGAGGTCGATGTCACGCTCGAGGACGGCTCCATGGGCCGCGCCGCGGTGCCCTCGGGCGCCTCCACCGGGGCCTACGAGGCCGTGGAGCGCCGCGACGGCGACAAATCCCGCTACAAGGGCAAGGGTGTGCTGGAGGCCGTGGCGGCCGTGAACGGCGAGATCGCCGAAGCACTGGCCGGCATGGACGCCACCGAACAGGTCCTGCTCGACGCCACCATGATCGAGCTCGACGGGACCGACAACAAGGGACGCCTCGGTGCCAACGCCATCCTCGGCGTCTCGCTCGCCGCCGCAAAGGCCGCCGCCGAATACTGCGAACAGCCGCTCTACCGCTACGTCGGCGGCACCTCCGCGCGGGTGCTGCCTGTGCCGATGATGAACATCCTCAATGGCGGCGAGCACGCGGATAACCCGATCGACATCCAGGAATTCATGATCATGCCCGTGGCCGCCGCCAATATCCGCGAGGCGGTGCGCATGGGTTCGGAGGTCTTTCACACGCTGAAATCGGAGCTGAAGGCCGCGGGCCTCTCCACCGGGATCGGCGACGAGGGCGGCTTCGCCCCCAATATCAGCTCCTCGCGCGAGGCGCTCGATTTCATCCTGAAGAGCGTGGAAAAGGCGGGCTTCAAGCCGGGCGAGGAGATCTTCCTCGCCCTCGATGCCGCCGCCACCGAGTATCACAAGAACGGCAAGTACGAGATGGCCGGCGAGGGCCTCTCGCTCTCGTCCCAGGAAAATGCCGACTACCTCGCAAAGCTCGTGGCCGATTATCCCATCATCTCCATCGAGGACGGCATGGGCGAGGATGACTGGGAGGGCTGGGTCGCGCTTACCGAGGCGCTCGGCGACAAGGTGCAGCTCGTGGGCGACGACCTCTTCGTCACGAACCCTGCCCGCCTCGAGACCGGGATCGAGAAGGGCGCGGCCAACGCGCTCCTCGTGAAGGTGAACCAGATCGGATCACTCACCGAGACGCTCGCGGCCGTGGACCTCGCGCACCGCAATCGCATGACTTGCGTGATGTCGCATCGCTCGGGCGAGACCGAGGACGCCACCATCGCCGATCTCGCCGTGGCCACGAATTGCGGACAGATCAAGACCGGCTCGCTGGCGCGCTCGGACCGGCTGGCGAAGTACAACCAGCTCATCCGCATCGAGGAAGCGCTCGGCGAGGCGGCGACCTATGCCGGGACGTCGATCCTGCGCGGCTGA
- a CDS encoding NYN domain-containing protein: MAETGQTRDRPLLAVLIDADNVPARHAEAILKEISSIGEPALRRVYGDWSSGQLKSWSSRIRSLGLNAHQETANTQGKNASDIGLVIDAMDILHTRRFDGFVLVSSDSDFTALANRLREDGLMVIGIGEAKTPEALITVCNRFIFLENIAEPEAGAKATPRKGGKAAADALPLIEAAMDRLDHDGEWYSLGLIGQTIQAERPDFDTRTYGYRKLSTLVGDIKSLETRKEANHLMIRLRE, from the coding sequence ATGGCTGAGACCGGGCAGACCCGCGACCGCCCCCTCCTGGCCGTGCTGATCGACGCCGACAACGTCCCTGCGCGCCACGCCGAGGCGATCCTGAAGGAGATCTCCTCCATCGGGGAACCCGCGCTGCGCCGGGTCTATGGCGACTGGTCCTCGGGTCAGCTGAAGAGTTGGTCGAGCCGGATCCGCTCGCTGGGGCTCAACGCGCACCAGGAGACGGCCAACACGCAGGGCAAGAACGCCTCCGATATCGGCCTCGTCATCGATGCCATGGACATCCTGCACACCCGCCGCTTCGACGGCTTCGTGCTGGTGAGCTCCGACAGCGACTTCACGGCGCTGGCCAACCGGCTCCGGGAAGACGGGCTCATGGTCATCGGGATCGGCGAGGCGAAGACGCCAGAGGCGCTGATCACCGTATGCAACCGCTTCATCTTCCTCGAGAACATCGCCGAGCCCGAGGCCGGCGCCAAGGCCACGCCCCGCAAGGGCGGCAAGGCCGCTGCCGACGCGCTCCCGCTCATCGAGGCGGCCATGGACCGGCTCGACCATGACGGGGAATGGTACTCGCTCGGCCTCATCGGGCAGACGATCCAGGCCGAGCGGCCCGATTTCGACACCCGCACCTACGGCTACCGCAAGCTCTCCACCCTCGTGGGCGACATCAAGAGCCTCGAGACGCGCAAGGAAGCCAATCACCTGATGATCCGCCTGCGCGAGTGA
- a CDS encoding DMT family transporter, with protein sequence MAPKDHLDTFGTVSLVAFALLLAFNQVVIAVGGDGWQPVFMAALRSLGGAIVLYGWLRFRGIAFGLSREMWPTAALMGAIFGLEFIFLFTALDLTTVSRASVIFYAMPVWAALGARIFLGESVGPVKLAGLAVAFAGMAWAILDGQGVAGGSLAGDLCAVAASIGWAAILLVVKGSNVKDLRAEVQIFWQVLLSIPVLFIGALFFGPLVRELAPIHYAALAFQILAVVSFGFLFWFWLIKIYPAASVASFSFLSPVFSVLLGALLLGEQVGPSLLGALALVTLGLVLINRRPRQVPQKV encoded by the coding sequence ATGGCTCCCAAGGATCACCTCGACACGTTCGGCACCGTCTCTCTGGTGGCGTTCGCGCTCCTACTCGCGTTCAACCAGGTGGTGATCGCGGTGGGCGGGGATGGCTGGCAGCCCGTCTTCATGGCCGCGTTGCGTTCCCTCGGCGGGGCGATCGTGCTTTATGGCTGGCTGCGCTTTCGCGGCATCGCCTTCGGGCTCAGCCGGGAAATGTGGCCCACTGCGGCCCTCATGGGCGCCATCTTCGGGCTCGAGTTCATCTTTCTCTTTACTGCGCTCGACCTGACGACGGTGAGCCGGGCCAGCGTGATCTTCTACGCCATGCCGGTCTGGGCCGCGCTCGGCGCGCGGATCTTTCTGGGCGAGAGCGTGGGGCCGGTGAAGCTCGCAGGGCTTGCCGTGGCCTTCGCGGGCATGGCCTGGGCCATCCTCGACGGGCAAGGCGTGGCGGGGGGCTCGCTCGCGGGCGATCTCTGCGCGGTGGCGGCCTCCATCGGCTGGGCCGCGATCCTTCTTGTCGTGAAGGGCAGCAATGTAAAGGACTTGCGCGCCGAAGTTCAGATTTTCTGGCAGGTCCTGCTCTCGATCCCGGTGCTCTTTATCGGGGCGCTCTTCTTTGGGCCGTTGGTGCGAGAACTGGCGCCGATCCACTATGCCGCGCTCGCCTTCCAGATCCTTGCCGTCGTGAGCTTCGGCTTTCTCTTCTGGTTCTGGCTGATCAAAATCTACCCGGCTGCGTCGGTGGCATCCTTCAGCTTTTTATCGCCGGTTTTCAGCGTATTGCTGGGCGCGCTTCTTCTGGGTGAGCAGGTGGGGCCGAGCCTTCTGGGCGCACTAGCGCTCGTGACGCTCGGGCTCGTGCTGATCAACCGCCGCCCGCGTCAAGTGCCGCAGAAAGTCTGA
- a CDS encoding FAD-dependent oxidoreductase yields the protein MARILIVGAGLVGAALAERLAGAGQEVIVVAEGPGPATEASFGWINASTTRDPAYFALRAAGMAAWARRAQDLGAAAPRWCGALSLDVPGDAAPLLALGYEVARLEEAEVAAREPALFPRGPALCFATEGYLETGPAARALLDRAVARGAKVLLGQRVLSVLAGDGAAVGVETEAGLLLADHTVLAAGTGAPDLLAPLGLRLPLRPRPGDLLVTAPAPAMLRHVLVTPEREIRQDASGRFLVPSSPPAAPEGRITGLARAFDMDEIAGASLAVLRKHLPVKDLGYERILRAARPVPRDGFPVIGATGIAGLSLSVMHSGATLAAVAAELLADELTTGTGHDLLAPYRLARFQA from the coding sequence ATGGCGAGAATTCTGATCGTGGGCGCGGGGCTCGTGGGAGCCGCGCTGGCCGAACGTTTGGCCGGTGCGGGGCAGGAGGTGATCGTGGTGGCCGAGGGGCCGGGCCCGGCGACCGAGGCCTCCTTCGGTTGGATCAACGCGAGCACGACCCGGGACCCGGCCTATTTCGCGCTGCGCGCCGCGGGAATGGCCGCCTGGGCCCGGCGCGCGCAGGATCTCGGGGCCGCCGCGCCGCGCTGGTGCGGTGCCTTGAGCCTCGACGTGCCGGGCGATGCCGCGCCGCTCCTCGCGCTGGGCTACGAGGTTGCACGGCTGGAAGAGGCGGAGGTCGCGGCGCGCGAGCCGGCTCTTTTCCCGCGCGGACCGGCCCTCTGCTTCGCCACTGAGGGATATCTGGAGACCGGCCCTGCCGCGCGCGCGCTCCTCGACCGCGCCGTGGCGCGAGGGGCCAAGGTCCTCCTCGGCCAGCGGGTCCTCTCCGTCCTCGCCGGGGACGGTGCCGCCGTGGGCGTGGAGACAGAGGCGGGCCTCCTCCTGGCCGATCACACCGTGCTCGCCGCGGGGACGGGCGCGCCCGATCTGCTGGCACCGCTCGGCCTCAGGCTGCCTTTGCGCCCCCGGCCGGGCGATCTCCTCGTGACCGCGCCCGCCCCCGCCATGCTGCGCCATGTGCTCGTGACTCCCGAGCGGGAAATCCGGCAGGACGCTTCGGGCCGCTTCCTCGTGCCGTCCTCCCCGCCGGCCGCGCCGGAAGGACGTATCACAGGCCTCGCGCGCGCTTTCGACATGGACGAGATCGCCGGGGCCTCGCTGGCCGTCCTGCGCAAGCATCTGCCCGTGAAGGATCTGGGCTACGAGCGTATCTTGCGCGCCGCGCGCCCGGTCCCGCGGGACGGCTTCCCCGTCATCGGGGCCACAGGTATCGCGGGGCTCTCCCTCTCGGTGATGCATTCCGGTGCAACGCTCGCCGCCGTCGCCGCCGAGCTTCTGGCAGACGAGCTCACGACAGGCACGGGGCACGATCTGCTCGCGCCCTACCGCCTCGCGCGGTTCCAGGCCTGA
- a CDS encoding DMT family transporter, with product MDNLRGAFLMTLAMAGFAAEDALIKALSASWPPGQVILFIGALGAPVFAVMARAQGLPLLSRALAHPAILARCLMEMLGTLCFVSALALIPLSLASAILQAAPLLVTLGAALFLGEAVGWRRWTAILVGLVGVLLILRPGTDAFEPAAILAILGTLGLAGRDIAVRRVPPATPSIQLAWLGFLSIIPAGLLLMAFDGVGTAALDTQTLPRALAAVVVGLLAYYAIVQATRIGEISVVTPFRYTRLVFALVIGVIFFAERPDALTLTGAAIVVASGLYTLAREARLKRRAA from the coding sequence ATGGACAATCTGCGCGGCGCGTTCCTCATGACGCTCGCCATGGCGGGCTTTGCCGCCGAGGATGCGCTGATCAAGGCGCTCTCGGCCTCCTGGCCGCCCGGGCAGGTCATCCTTTTCATCGGCGCCCTCGGCGCGCCTGTCTTCGCGGTCATGGCGCGCGCGCAGGGGCTGCCGCTCCTTTCCCGCGCGCTGGCGCATCCCGCCATCCTCGCGCGCTGTCTTATGGAGATGCTGGGCACGCTCTGCTTCGTCTCGGCCCTCGCGCTCATTCCGCTCTCGCTGGCCTCGGCGATCCTGCAGGCGGCGCCGCTCCTCGTGACGCTCGGGGCCGCGCTCTTTCTGGGCGAGGCCGTGGGCTGGCGCCGCTGGACGGCGATCCTCGTGGGCCTCGTGGGCGTCCTGCTCATCCTCCGGCCCGGGACAGATGCCTTCGAGCCCGCCGCCATCCTCGCGATCCTCGGCACGCTGGGCCTTGCGGGCCGGGACATCGCCGTGCGCCGCGTGCCGCCGGCCACGCCATCGATCCAGCTCGCCTGGCTGGGCTTTCTCTCCATCATCCCCGCGGGGCTTCTGCTGATGGCCTTTGACGGCGTGGGCACCGCCGCGCTCGACACCCAAACGCTGCCGCGCGCGCTCGCGGCCGTGGTCGTGGGGCTTCTGGCCTACTATGCCATCGTGCAGGCCACGCGGATCGGCGAGATCTCGGTGGTCACGCCCTTCCGCTACACCCGCCTCGTCTTCGCGCTCGTGATCGGGGTGATCTTCTTCGCCGAGCGGCCCGACGCGCTCACGCTCACGGGCGCGGCCATCGTCGTGGCCTCGGGCCTCTACACGCTGGCGCGCGAAGCCCGGCTCAAGCGACGCGCGGCGTGA
- a CDS encoding YdiU family protein, protein MSAGTIPFDNSYARLPERFYTKLPATPVRAPRLRAWNDALAAELGLPDMDDADKAAIFGGNAVPEGAEPLAALYAGHQFGSWNPQLGDGRAILLGEVVKGGARWDIQLKGSGPTPYSRMGDGRNWVGPALREYLVSEAMHALSIPTTRALALVTTGEDVLREAPLPGAVVTRVARSHIRVGTFQVFASRGDVDALEALTTHVIARHYPDAAGPAELLAAAVSAQASLVARWMSVGFIHGVMNTDNAHIAGDTIDYGPCAFMDGYDPARVFSSIDQMGRYAYANQPNIAAWNMAQLATALLPLMPDRDAAIEDFTEIVNGFAPAYQSAWRTAFGAKLGLKEVGDAEVELITGLLTMMAEAEADFTNTFRALAEDAQAVEHDGFEDWRADWQARSPDHALMSGANPALIPRNHLVEQAIQSAVYDDFGPFEALHGALRTPYTAPEDPRFTRPPAPGEEVTQTFCGT, encoded by the coding sequence ATGAGCGCGGGAACGATCCCTTTCGACAACAGCTACGCCCGCCTGCCGGAGCGCTTCTACACCAAACTGCCGGCGACCCCCGTGCGCGCCCCGCGCCTGCGCGCCTGGAACGACGCGCTCGCCGCGGAGCTCGGCCTGCCCGACATGGACGACGCGGACAAAGCCGCGATCTTCGGCGGCAACGCGGTGCCCGAGGGGGCCGAGCCGCTCGCCGCGCTTTACGCCGGGCACCAGTTCGGAAGCTGGAACCCGCAGCTCGGCGATGGCCGCGCGATCCTTCTGGGCGAGGTGGTGAAGGGCGGCGCGCGCTGGGACATTCAGCTCAAGGGATCGGGGCCGACGCCCTATTCCCGCATGGGTGACGGGCGCAACTGGGTGGGGCCCGCACTGCGCGAATACCTCGTCAGCGAGGCCATGCACGCGCTCAGCATCCCCACGACCCGCGCGCTCGCGCTTGTGACGACCGGCGAGGATGTGCTGCGCGAGGCACCGCTGCCCGGCGCGGTCGTCACCCGCGTGGCGCGCTCCCATATCCGCGTGGGGACCTTCCAGGTCTTTGCCTCACGGGGTGACGTGGACGCGCTCGAAGCGCTCACCACCCACGTCATCGCCCGCCACTACCCGGACGCTGCTGGCCCCGCTGAGCTTCTCGCCGCCGCCGTATCGGCGCAGGCTTCGCTCGTGGCGCGCTGGATGTCGGTGGGGTTCATCCATGGCGTCATGAACACCGACAATGCCCACATCGCCGGTGACACCATCGATTACGGCCCCTGTGCCTTCATGGACGGCTACGACCCCGCACGGGTCTTTTCCTCCATCGATCAGATGGGCCGCTACGCCTACGCCAACCAGCCCAACATCGCCGCCTGGAACATGGCGCAGCTGGCCACGGCGCTCCTGCCGCTCATGCCCGACAGGGACGCGGCTATCGAGGACTTCACAGAGATCGTGAACGGCTTCGCCCCGGCCTACCAGAGCGCGTGGCGCACGGCCTTCGGCGCGAAGCTGGGCCTGAAGGAGGTGGGCGACGCGGAGGTGGAGCTGATCACCGGGCTCCTGACGATGATGGCCGAGGCGGAAGCTGATTTCACGAATACTTTCCGCGCCTTGGCAGAGGATGCTCAGGCTGTCGAACATGACGGCTTCGAGGACTGGCGCGCCGACTGGCAGGCGCGCTCACCGGACCATGCACTGATGTCTGGTGCGAACCCGGCGCTCATTCCGCGCAACCATCTCGTGGAGCAGGCGATCCAATCCGCGGTCTACGACGATTTCGGGCCCTTCGAGGCGCTCCATGGCGCGCTCCGCACCCCTTACACTGCGCCAGAAGACCCGCGTTTCACGCGGCCTCCGGCCCCCGGCGAAGAAGTCACTCAGACTTTCTGCGGCACTTGA
- a CDS encoding GNAT family N-acetyltransferase: MSPRTAIHRATVEDLPILAPLVAAFHHEEGIDTDEAHRQRALSPLLEGSPHGEVFLIGPRRAPAGYALVCYGWSLEYGGLDAYLDEFYLRPAVRGRGIGGDALHALSHYLGEKGAMSLALEVDMRNEAARRSYARSGFEARERYSLMVRTLT, encoded by the coding sequence ATGAGCCCGCGCACCGCCATCCATCGGGCCACTGTCGAGGACTTGCCCATCCTCGCGCCGCTCGTGGCGGCCTTTCACCACGAGGAAGGCATCGACACGGACGAGGCGCACCGGCAGCGCGCGCTCAGCCCCCTGCTCGAGGGCTCCCCGCACGGCGAGGTCTTCCTGATCGGGCCGAGACGTGCGCCCGCAGGCTACGCGCTCGTCTGCTACGGCTGGTCGCTCGAATATGGCGGGCTCGACGCCTATCTCGACGAATTCTACCTGAGGCCGGCTGTCCGCGGGCGCGGCATCGGCGGCGACGCGCTCCATGCGCTGTCGCATTATCTCGGCGAGAAAGGCGCGATGTCACTCGCGCTCGAGGTGGACATGCGCAACGAGGCCGCGCGACGGAGCTACGCGCGCTCGGGCTTCGAGGCGCGGGAGCGCTACAGCCTGATGGTGCGGACGCTGACATGA
- a CDS encoding Fur family transcriptional regulator, protein MSDTIIERCEAKGLRMTGQRRTIAMVLEAADDHPDVEELYNRASAVDAGISLATVYRTVKLFEEAGILERHEFGDGRSRYEDADRDHHDHLIDITTGEVIEFVDPEIEALQERIAERLGFELKGHRLELYGRKRKNG, encoded by the coding sequence ATGTCGGACACGATCATCGAACGCTGCGAGGCCAAGGGCCTGCGCATGACCGGCCAACGGCGCACCATCGCCATGGTGCTCGAGGCGGCTGACGATCACCCCGACGTGGAAGAGCTCTACAACCGCGCCTCGGCCGTCGATGCGGGCATTTCGCTCGCCACCGTCTACCGGACGGTGAAGCTCTTCGAGGAGGCTGGCATCCTCGAGCGCCACGAATTCGGCGACGGGCGCTCCCGCTACGAAGATGCCGACCGGGATCACCACGACCACCTCATCGACATAACCACTGGCGAGGTGATTGAATTCGTCGATCCCGAGATCGAGGCGCTACAGGAGCGCATCGCCGAGCGGCTCGGCTTCGAGCTCAAGGGCCACCGGCTCGAGCTCTATGGAAGGAAGCGCAAGAATGGCTGA
- a CDS encoding nucleoside hydrolase codes for MRKIIIDTDPGQDDAVAILLALASPEEIEVLGITAVAGNVPLELTAKNARIVCELAGRTDVPVFAGCDRPMGRALVTAEHVHGQTGLNGVEHADPTMPLQEMHAVDFIIETVRSTDGVTLCPLGPLTNIATALERAPDIAGRIAEIVLMGGAYFEVGNITPAAEFNIYVDPEAAEKVFKSGVKLTVAPLDLTHKMLTSAEWIAAMKGLGTPVGDAVTGWTDFFERFDVAKYGSAGAPLHDPCVIAHLIDPTLFSGREINVEIEVESPLTRGMTVADWWAVTDRPKNATFLGDGDRTRFFTLLSHRLATL; via the coding sequence ATGCGCAAGATCATCATCGACACGGATCCCGGCCAGGACGATGCCGTGGCCATCCTCCTCGCCCTCGCCTCGCCCGAGGAGATCGAGGTGCTGGGGATCACGGCCGTGGCGGGCAATGTCCCGCTGGAGCTGACAGCCAAGAATGCCCGCATCGTCTGCGAACTGGCGGGGCGCACCGACGTGCCCGTCTTCGCGGGCTGCGACCGGCCCATGGGGCGGGCGCTCGTCACGGCGGAGCATGTCCATGGCCAGACCGGGCTCAACGGGGTCGAGCACGCCGATCCCACGATGCCGCTGCAAGAGATGCACGCGGTGGATTTCATCATCGAGACCGTGCGCAGCACCGACGGTGTCACGCTCTGCCCCCTCGGCCCGCTCACCAATATCGCCACGGCGCTTGAGCGGGCCCCTGACATCGCCGGGCGGATCGCGGAGATCGTGCTCATGGGCGGGGCCTATTTCGAGGTGGGCAACATCACGCCCGCCGCCGAGTTCAACATCTACGTGGACCCGGAAGCCGCTGAAAAGGTGTTCAAATCCGGCGTGAAGCTCACGGTCGCGCCGCTCGATCTTACCCACAAGATGCTCACCTCGGCGGAGTGGATTGCGGCCATGAAGGGCCTCGGCACGCCAGTGGGCGACGCCGTGACGGGGTGGACGGATTTCTTTGAGCGCTTCGACGTCGCCAAGTACGGCTCGGCCGGCGCGCCGCTGCACGATCCCTGCGTGATCGCCCATCTCATCGATCCGACGCTCTTTAGCGGGCGCGAGATCAACGTGGAGATCGAGGTGGAGAGCCCGCTCACGCGCGGCATGACCGTCGCCGATTGGTGGGCCGTGACGGACCGCCCCAAGAATGCCACCTTCCTCGGCGACGGCGACCGCACGCGCTTTTTCACGCTGCTCTCCCACAGGCTGGCCACGCTATGA
- a CDS encoding M20 aminoacylase family protein encodes MPIVNRIAEFAEDMTAWRRHLHQHPELGFDCHGTAAFVVERLREFGVDEIHEGIATSGVVALIEGKGQGPTIGLRADMDALPMEETSGADWASTVPGKMHACGHDGHTTMLLGAARYLAETRNFAGRVALIFQPAEEGGGGGNVMVEEGMMDRFDIAQVYGIHNVPGIEEGAFYTAPGPLLAAVDTFHVDITGVGGHGAYPHETKDPVAAAVAIAGAMGTIVSRNHKALDDLVVSVTMIHAGSADNVIPGAAYLGGTVRTFDPEVQAMVMRRMEQIVAGHAAAYDLEATLRYEKGYPATVNDPKAAAFAADVARQVSANVDDNTGREMGAEDFSYMLQARPGAFLFLGIGEAAGLHNPAYDFNDDIAPVGASFFAKLVETAQPVSP; translated from the coding sequence ATGCCCATCGTCAACCGCATCGCGGAGTTCGCCGAGGACATGACGGCCTGGCGGCGGCACCTCCACCAGCATCCGGAGCTCGGGTTCGACTGCCACGGGACGGCGGCTTTCGTCGTGGAGCGGCTGCGCGAGTTCGGCGTGGACGAGATCCATGAAGGTATCGCGACGAGCGGGGTCGTGGCGCTGATCGAGGGCAAGGGGCAGGGGCCGACGATCGGCCTGCGCGCGGATATGGACGCGCTGCCAATGGAAGAGACCTCTGGCGCGGACTGGGCCTCGACGGTGCCGGGCAAGATGCATGCCTGCGGCCATGACGGGCACACCACCATGCTCCTCGGGGCCGCGCGCTATCTCGCGGAGACGCGCAATTTCGCGGGCCGCGTGGCGCTCATCTTCCAGCCCGCCGAAGAGGGCGGGGGCGGCGGCAACGTCATGGTCGAGGAGGGCATGATGGACCGCTTCGACATCGCGCAGGTCTACGGCATCCATAACGTCCCGGGCATCGAGGAGGGCGCGTTCTATACCGCTCCGGGCCCGCTTCTCGCGGCGGTCGATACTTTCCATGTCGATATCACGGGCGTGGGCGGGCACGGCGCCTATCCGCACGAAACGAAAGACCCGGTCGCCGCCGCCGTGGCCATCGCGGGCGCAATGGGCACCATCGTGAGCCGAAATCACAAGGCGCTCGACGATCTCGTCGTCTCCGTCACGATGATCCATGCCGGATCGGCCGACAACGTCATCCCCGGTGCGGCCTATCTCGGCGGCACGGTGCGCACCTTCGATCCCGAGGTGCAGGCCATGGTCATGCGCCGGATGGAGCAGATCGTGGCGGGCCATGCCGCGGCCTACGACTTGGAGGCGACGCTGCGCTACGAGAAGGGCTACCCGGCGACGGTCAACGATCCCAAGGCGGCGGCTTTCGCAGCGGATGTCGCGCGGCAGGTTTCGGCCAACGTGGACGACAACACGGGCCGCGAGATGGGGGCGGAGGATTTCAGCTACATGCTTCAGGCCCGCCCCGGCGCGTTTCTCTTCCTCGGCATTGGCGAGGCGGCGGGCCTTCACAACCCGGCCTACGATTTCAATGACGATATCGCCCCGGTGGGCGCGTCGTTCTTTGCCAAGCTCGTCGAAACCGCGCAGCCCGTCAGCCCATGA